A stretch of [Clostridium] innocuum DNA encodes these proteins:
- a CDS encoding glycosyltransferase family 2 protein, which produces MREMNKEPLISVIMGVYNDQRFLKEAIESILCQTYKNFEFIICNDCSADQSTKILEKYKKIDNRITIINNKKNMGLAASLNRCIDISKGDYIARMDSDDRALSDRFSIQVEYLNEHPETSVIGTNVYYIDNSSNRYSKTEFPHMKSISLKEAVKQTSLIHPSVMMRKEAILNVNKYTVTELTCRAEDYDLWCKMKEERMVLEIIGDYLLEYREDESGIKKRKYVYRIQEAKLKFYWMKRTGMTKYLFIYALKPLIIGMIPKKVYKKLHKRRVIDV; this is translated from the coding sequence ATGAGAGAAATGAATAAAGAACCTTTGATTTCTGTAATTATGGGTGTGTATAATGATCAGAGATTTTTAAAAGAAGCAATAGAATCTATTCTTTGTCAAACCTATAAGAATTTTGAATTTATTATATGTAATGATTGTTCTGCGGATCAAAGCACTAAGATATTAGAGAAATATAAAAAAATTGATAATAGAATAACAATTATAAATAATAAAAAAAACATGGGGCTAGCAGCCTCACTTAATAGGTGCATAGATATATCTAAAGGTGATTATATTGCAAGAATGGATAGTGATGATAGGGCTTTATCAGATAGATTTTCTATTCAAGTAGAGTATTTAAATGAGCATCCAGAAACTAGTGTGATCGGTACTAATGTATACTATATAGATAACTCATCAAATAGGTATTCAAAGACTGAATTTCCTCATATGAAAAGTATTTCATTAAAAGAAGCGGTTAAGCAAACTTCCCTTATTCATCCTTCTGTGATGATGAGAAAAGAAGCGATACTTAATGTGAATAAATATACAGTAACTGAATTAACATGTCGTGCTGAAGATTATGATTTATGGTGTAAAATGAAAGAAGAAAGAATGGTATTGGAGATTATTGGTGATTATCTTTTAGAATATAGAGAAGATGAAAGTGGAATAAAAAAAAGAAAATATGTATATAGAATTCAAGAGGCGAAACTAAAATTTTATTGGATGAAGCGTACAGGAATGACAAAGTACTTATTTATTTATGCACTGAAACCATTAATTATTGGAATGATTCCAAAAAAGGTTTATAAAAAATTACATAAAAGGAGAGTTATAGATGTCTAA
- a CDS encoding glycosyltransferase family 4 protein produces MKRVLMTATVPSMIGQFNMNNIKLLQELGYTIDVACNFDDYSVWNEERIKKFESELKELKIKKINISFSRSPKNIKNIINSYKQIKQLLNDKNYSLVHTHTPISSFITRLAYKKSNIYGTCKMIYTAHGFHFFKGNNPFKNFVFRNIEKISAKYTNVLITINNEDYIAAKKFKLKKSGTVEYVPGVGIDIDKINIIKENKIQLCEELNIPKDAILILSVGELNANKNHKIVIEILPELPNNVHYLMCGDGQLKEQHERLAKKLHVSDRLHFLGYRKDVIKIMKSCDIFVFPSKREGLSVALMEAMACGLPCVVSKIRGNEDLIENEKGGYCVDLENESFNIYINKILELDLSRSMAAFNYNKVSNYSIKKVNLKMREIYERNE; encoded by the coding sequence ATGAAAAGAGTATTAATGACTGCAACTGTTCCATCAATGATTGGACAGTTTAACATGAATAATATCAAATTACTACAAGAACTGGGATATACGATAGATGTTGCCTGCAATTTTGATGATTATTCAGTTTGGAATGAAGAAAGAATAAAAAAATTCGAAAGTGAATTAAAGGAATTAAAGATTAAAAAAATTAATATTAGTTTTTCGAGAAGTCCTAAAAATATAAAAAACATAATAAATTCTTATAAACAAATAAAGCAGTTATTAAATGATAAGAATTATTCTCTAGTTCATACACATACACCTATCTCAAGCTTTATAACACGTTTAGCTTATAAAAAAAGTAATATATACGGAACTTGCAAAATGATTTACACAGCGCATGGTTTTCACTTTTTTAAAGGAAACAATCCATTTAAAAATTTTGTTTTTAGAAATATTGAAAAAATTTCTGCAAAATATACGAATGTACTGATTACAATTAACAATGAAGACTATATTGCAGCAAAGAAATTTAAATTAAAGAAAAGCGGTACTGTTGAATATGTACCAGGTGTTGGAATTGATATAGATAAAATTAATATAATTAAAGAAAATAAGATACAATTATGTGAAGAGTTGAATATTCCAAAGGATGCAATCTTAATACTTTCAGTTGGAGAGCTTAATGCTAATAAAAATCACAAGATTGTAATAGAAATATTACCAGAGTTACCCAATAATGTGCATTATCTAATGTGCGGTGATGGTCAGTTGAAAGAGCAACATGAGCGATTAGCCAAGAAATTACATGTATCAGACAGATTACATTTTCTTGGATATAGAAAAGATGTAATTAAGATAATGAAGTCATGCGATATTTTTGTATTTCCTTCAAAAAGGGAAGGACTGTCAGTAGCTTTAATGGAGGCAATGGCATGTGGATTACCTTGTGTCGTTTCCAAAATTAGAGGAAATGAAGATTTAATTGAAAATGAGAAAGGTGGATACTGTGTGGATTTAGAAAACGAAAGCTTTAATATTTATATAAATAAAATATTAGAGTTAGACCTTTCTAGATCAATGGCTGCTTTTAATTATAATAAAGTTTCAAATTATTCTATAAAGAAAGTGAATTTGAAAATGAGGGAAATTTATGAGAGAAATGAATAA
- a CDS encoding acetyltransferase, protein MNNIVIVGASGFGREVAWLIENSDKWNVKGFVDDNEDLEHKSVNDYPVLGTIDFLLNVNEKTNVVVAIGNPRIRKKIVERLQINKNISFPNIFDKDVIIDKTVTIGFGNIICKGSILTTNLEIGNFNHINLNCTVGHDVQFHDYITVYPGVNISGNVRINDCVEIGTGTKIIQGKEIVKETVIGAGSVVVKDIVENGTYIGVPAKQMK, encoded by the coding sequence ATGAACAATATTGTAATTGTAGGTGCATCTGGATTTGGCAGAGAAGTAGCATGGCTAATTGAAAATTCAGATAAATGGAATGTTAAAGGTTTTGTAGATGATAATGAAGATTTAGAACATAAAAGTGTGAATGATTATCCTGTTTTAGGCACAATAGATTTTTTGCTTAATGTAAATGAGAAAACCAATGTAGTAGTAGCCATTGGAAATCCTCGAATCAGAAAAAAAATAGTTGAAAGACTTCAAATTAATAAGAATATTTCATTTCCTAATATATTTGATAAAGATGTCATTATAGATAAAACTGTCACGATAGGTTTTGGAAATATCATTTGTAAAGGTAGTATTCTAACTACAAATCTAGAAATAGGAAATTTTAATCATATCAATTTGAATTGTACGGTAGGGCACGATGTGCAGTTTCATGACTATATAACAGTCTATCCGGGAGTGAATATTTCAGGTAATGTAAGAATAAATGATTGTGTCGAAATTGGAACGGGAACTAAAATCATACAAGGAAAAGAAATAGTTAAAGAGACGGTGATAGGTGCTGGTTCTGTTGTTGTAAAAGACATAGTTGAAAATGGCACTTATATAGGAGTACCAGCAAAACAAATGAAATAA
- a CDS encoding sugar transferase, with protein sequence MYRLFFKRFLDFTLSLIAIILLSPIYLIVAILVRVKLGSPVIFKQKRPGKDEKIFKMYKFRSMTSETDGEGNLLPDEVRLTSFGKKLRSTSLDELPELFNILKGDMSIIGPRPLLVHYLPLYNGFQKQRHDVRPGLTGLAQVSGRNAISWEEKFEKDVEYTKEYSFLLDMKILFMTVKTVFKKEGISSDTSSTMEEFKG encoded by the coding sequence ATGTACAGATTATTTTTTAAGAGATTTCTTGATTTCACATTGTCCTTAATAGCAATAATCTTGTTGAGTCCAATTTACTTGATTGTAGCCATACTTGTAAGAGTGAAATTGGGAAGTCCTGTTATATTCAAACAGAAAAGACCAGGCAAGGATGAAAAGATATTCAAGATGTACAAGTTTCGAAGCATGACGAGTGAAACTGATGGGGAGGGAAATCTTCTGCCAGATGAAGTTAGGTTAACTTCATTTGGAAAGAAACTTCGTTCAACGTCACTTGATGAACTTCCAGAGCTCTTTAATATTTTAAAAGGAGATATGAGTATTATCGGTCCTAGACCTCTATTGGTCCATTACTTACCACTTTATAATGGATTTCAAAAACAAAGACATGATGTAAGACCAGGTTTAACTGGACTTGCGCAAGTGAGTGGACGCAATGCAATTTCTTGGGAAGAGAAATTTGAAAAAGATGTAGAATACACGAAAGAGTATTCTTTTTTATTGGATATGAAGATATTATTTATGACTGTGAAAACGGTTTTTAAGAAAGAAGGAATTAGTAGCGATACCTCTTCGACAATGGAGGAGTTTAAAGGATGA
- a CDS encoding aminotransferase class V-fold PLP-dependent enzyme: MEKFKDKIWLSSPTMHGEELKYITEAYKTNWMSTVGKNINEIERMICEKVGCKYAVALASGTSSLHMAVKLAGVKPGDKVFCTDMTFGATVNPVVYEGGIPVFIDTEYDTWNMDPIALEKAFELYPEVKIVVLVHLYGTPGKIDEIKAVCKKHNVIIIEDAAESLGARYKGVQTGTFGNYNAISFNGNKIITGSSGGMFLTDDKEATEKVRKWSTQSRENAPWYQHEELGYNYRMSNVIAGVVRGQIPHLEEHIAQKKAIYERYRKGLKGLPVKMNPYDEENSEPNFWLSCLIIDKEAMCKQVRSEQEALFISEAGKTCPTEILEELTKYNAEGRPIWKPMHMQPVFRMNPFITREGIGRASTNAYLEGSTLDAGMDIFDRGLCLPSDNKMTIEEQGQIIEIIKGCFK, translated from the coding sequence TTGGAGAAATTCAAGGATAAAATATGGCTGTCAAGCCCCACTATGCATGGAGAAGAATTAAAATATATTACAGAAGCCTATAAAACAAATTGGATGTCTACAGTGGGTAAAAACATTAATGAAATAGAAAGAATGATTTGCGAAAAAGTAGGATGCAAATATGCTGTTGCTTTAGCATCCGGGACATCCTCTTTACATATGGCAGTTAAACTAGCTGGAGTAAAACCTGGAGATAAAGTGTTTTGTACAGATATGACATTTGGTGCTACTGTCAATCCAGTAGTCTATGAAGGTGGGATACCAGTATTTATAGATACGGAATATGATACATGGAATATGGATCCGATTGCTTTAGAGAAAGCGTTTGAATTATATCCGGAGGTAAAAATTGTTGTCTTGGTCCACCTATATGGAACCCCAGGTAAAATCGATGAAATCAAAGCAGTTTGTAAAAAGCATAATGTCATTATCATAGAAGATGCAGCCGAGTCTTTAGGAGCAAGATATAAAGGTGTACAGACAGGAACATTTGGGAATTACAATGCAATATCATTTAATGGCAATAAGATCATAACTGGATCCTCAGGTGGGATGTTTCTGACTGACGATAAAGAAGCGACTGAGAAAGTTAGAAAATGGTCTACACAATCAAGAGAAAATGCACCTTGGTATCAGCATGAAGAATTGGGATACAATTACCGGATGTCAAACGTCATTGCAGGTGTGGTAAGAGGACAAATTCCACACTTAGAGGAGCATATCGCACAGAAAAAGGCTATTTATGAAAGATATAGAAAAGGGTTAAAAGGCCTGCCAGTAAAAATGAATCCTTATGATGAAGAGAATAGTGAGCCAAACTTCTGGTTATCTTGTTTAATTATCGATAAGGAAGCAATGTGTAAACAGGTAAGAAGTGAACAAGAGGCACTATTTATTAGTGAAGCAGGCAAAACTTGTCCAACAGAGATATTAGAAGAATTGACAAAATACAATGCAGAAGGCAGACCAATTTGGAAACCGATGCACATGCAGCCAGTGTTTAGAATGAATCCTTTCATTACAAGAGAAGGAATCGGAAGAGCAAGTACGAATGCGTATCTCGAAGGCAGTACATTAGATGCAGGTATGGATATTTTTGATAGAGGATTATGTCTACCTTCTGATAATAAGATGACAATAGAAGAGCAAGGCCAAATCATAGAAATCATTAAGGGGTGCTTTAAATAA
- the loaP gene encoding antiterminator LoaP, translated as MKWYVGQVRSGHERKIVEKCRTMISKDVLQDCFIPEYIRKKKYMGNWHDVKDILFKGYIFMITDQIDQLNIELKKIPDFVKVIGKKKADIFPLNEEEVAFMKSFGKENHVVEMSTGFIQGEQIFITEGPLQGKEGQIIRIDRHKRVAYLQLSMFNKETTTKVGLEIISKC; from the coding sequence ATGAAATGGTATGTTGGACAGGTCAGAAGCGGTCACGAAAGAAAGATCGTAGAGAAATGCCGGACTATGATTTCAAAGGATGTTTTACAGGATTGCTTTATACCAGAGTATATCCGAAAAAAGAAATATATGGGGAACTGGCATGATGTAAAGGATATCCTGTTCAAAGGTTATATCTTCATGATAACGGATCAGATTGATCAATTAAATATAGAGCTTAAAAAAATACCTGATTTCGTGAAGGTCATCGGTAAGAAAAAAGCAGATATATTTCCTTTAAATGAAGAGGAAGTTGCTTTCATGAAATCATTTGGAAAAGAAAATCATGTTGTAGAGATGTCTACAGGCTTCATACAGGGAGAGCAAATATTTATAACAGAAGGACCATTGCAGGGGAAAGAAGGACAAATCATAAGAATAGATCGGCATAAGCGGGTCGCCTATCTTCAACTCAGCATGTTCAACAAAGAAACCACAACAAAAGTCGGATTAGAGATCATAAGCAAGTGCTGA
- a CDS encoding polysaccharide biosynthesis protein, translating to MIEKIFNNSLYKNHREMMLCFFDLCIVFVSFLLAYWIKIEFRIPNFEKIYIRDFALAMLSVLLVYMSCFMLFKIHKSLWKYVGPIETLRIGLAVVLSTVVLFALAIIFELDRTFLSVIVTGGLLTALLMFNVRVCYRLYRRMTYKVTNKTEKAIIIGAGDAGYVLVKELAQNDNFNVSVIGFVDDKKINNEISGYRVLGDTYDIPEIVQKYDVKIAFIAMPSADKDTVRRIYDLCQSAKLETKIMKEGDNLLVNELNSPKKYPVQDISIEDLLGRGEIKLEQNEIKSYLTDKVVVVTGAGGSIGSELCRQIVKFKPKQLMMIDINENSLYMLEQEFNRNRTHGILNKTIEIISLIASIREFKAINGIFKEYNPDVVFHAAAHKHVPLMETRPMEAIKNNVFGTNNVINACIKNNVSRFIMISTDKAVNPTNVMGATKRMTEMILQADGDNGVTKMAAVRFGNVLGSNGSVIPIFKQQIAEGGPVTITDKNIIRYFMTIPEAAQLVLQAGFYADKGEIFVLDMGEPVKILDLAEKMIRLSGFKPYKDIDIVEIGLRPGEKMFEELKLDGETTTRTKNNLIFKNNVMAITKEDITDRLVKLEEILNDVEHRNDIKNRLLSLIITDQDQSVFMK from the coding sequence ATGATTGAGAAAATATTTAACAACAGTCTATATAAGAATCATAGAGAGATGATGCTGTGTTTTTTTGATTTATGCATCGTATTTGTATCGTTTCTATTGGCTTATTGGATCAAAATAGAATTTAGAATACCAAATTTTGAAAAAATCTATATAAGGGACTTTGCGCTGGCAATGCTTTCAGTTTTATTAGTATACATGAGTTGCTTTATGTTGTTTAAAATTCACAAAAGCTTATGGAAGTATGTCGGGCCTATTGAAACTTTGAGAATTGGTTTGGCTGTTGTTTTATCTACTGTCGTATTGTTTGCTTTGGCGATCATATTTGAATTAGATAGAACTTTTCTTAGTGTTATAGTTACTGGGGGACTCTTAACAGCTTTGTTGATGTTTAATGTACGAGTTTGTTATAGATTGTATAGAAGAATGACATATAAGGTTACGAATAAAACTGAAAAAGCTATCATTATTGGAGCTGGTGATGCCGGTTATGTCCTAGTAAAGGAATTGGCGCAAAATGATAATTTCAATGTCAGTGTCATAGGCTTTGTGGATGATAAGAAAATCAATAATGAAATATCAGGATATAGAGTTTTGGGAGATACATACGATATTCCAGAGATTGTGCAGAAGTATGATGTGAAAATTGCATTTATTGCTATGCCGAGTGCTGATAAGGATACAGTGAGAAGAATTTATGACCTGTGTCAGTCTGCAAAGCTGGAAACCAAAATTATGAAAGAAGGAGACAATTTACTTGTCAATGAGTTGAATTCACCTAAAAAGTATCCGGTTCAGGATATAAGCATCGAGGATTTACTTGGTCGGGGTGAAATAAAGCTAGAACAAAACGAAATCAAAAGTTACTTAACAGATAAGGTTGTTGTAGTAACGGGAGCCGGTGGATCCATAGGATCTGAGTTATGCCGACAAATTGTGAAATTTAAACCGAAGCAGCTGATGATGATTGATATTAATGAGAATTCTTTATATATGCTTGAACAGGAATTTAATAGAAATCGCACACATGGAATATTGAATAAAACAATTGAAATTATTTCATTAATTGCATCAATAAGAGAGTTTAAAGCAATCAATGGTATATTTAAGGAATATAATCCGGATGTTGTCTTTCATGCAGCTGCACACAAACATGTTCCGTTAATGGAAACGCGTCCTATGGAAGCTATCAAGAACAATGTATTCGGAACAAATAATGTGATTAATGCATGTATTAAGAATAACGTATCTAGATTCATTATGATTAGTACGGATAAGGCAGTTAATCCAACCAATGTCATGGGGGCAACAAAACGAATGACAGAAATGATTTTGCAAGCAGATGGTGATAATGGCGTGACTAAGATGGCTGCCGTTCGGTTCGGAAATGTTTTGGGATCGAATGGTTCCGTAATCCCAATTTTTAAGCAGCAGATTGCGGAAGGCGGTCCTGTCACGATAACAGATAAAAATATCATACGTTACTTTATGACGATTCCTGAAGCAGCGCAGCTTGTATTGCAGGCTGGTTTCTATGCAGATAAAGGCGAAATCTTTGTTCTTGATATGGGAGAACCAGTGAAAATTTTGGATTTAGCTGAAAAAATGATTCGATTGTCAGGATTCAAACCTTATAAGGATATTGATATTGTTGAAATTGGGTTACGTCCTGGAGAGAAGATGTTTGAGGAATTAAAGCTTGATGGAGAAACAACAACAAGAACAAAAAATAATTTGATATTTAAAAACAATGTCATGGCAATAACCAAAGAAGATATTACAGACAGGTTGGTCAAACTTGAAGAAATATTAAATGATGTCGAGCATCGTAATGATATTAAAAACAGGTTGCTGAGCTTAATCATAACAGATCAGGATCAAAGCGTTTTTATGAAATAA
- a CDS encoding ImmA/IrrE family metallo-endopeptidase, translated as MCVFDKLRQENNYFKDFSDSNEIERIAGEVRHQFELMDYPTPIAHILDKVGFKIYKENLSANISGVIGVSDSLIEARGCKRIMLINAYENRGHQRFTMAHELGHYIFDYDGKSDFADEYSLDKERLTSETEIRVNRFAAALLMPKDIFTDKYRFFSLLGYKKEMIVNELSDIFDVSETAILRRIGELGLEDGIK; from the coding sequence ATGTGTGTATTTGACAAATTAAGACAAGAAAATAATTATTTTAAAGACTTTTCTGATTCGAATGAAATTGAAAGAATTGCTGGTGAAGTACGCCATCAGTTTGAATTGATGGATTATCCGACACCAATTGCGCATATTCTTGATAAAGTGGGATTTAAGATATATAAAGAAAATCTATCAGCGAATATTTCTGGCGTTATTGGGGTCAGTGATTCCTTAATAGAGGCACGAGGGTGTAAAAGAATTATGTTAATTAATGCATATGAAAATCGTGGACACCAGCGTTTTACAATGGCTCATGAGTTAGGACATTACATATTTGATTATGATGGGAAGTCAGATTTTGCGGATGAATATAGTTTGGATAAGGAAAGGCTTACTAGTGAAACGGAAATAAGAGTAAACAGATTTGCTGCTGCTTTATTAATGCCAAAAGATATTTTTACTGATAAATATAGATTTTTTTCACTTTTAGGATACAAAAAAGAAATGATTGTTAATGAATTATCGGATATTTTTGATGTTTCTGAAACTGCTATATTAAGAAGAATCGGGGAATTGGGGTTAGAGGATGGAATCAAATGA
- a CDS encoding ATP-binding protein, whose amino-acid sequence MKFIEDKVWTEILNYFYKKQYGSIKGNIKGVQFEALVAFLLKLLFNQYEIEFHPTKASHDGSKDFWAIDDLQELWWAECKNYTQNIALKELAPTLVMAELNDVQHLLFFSYSNLNKNLKRHIGRYAFEHKKEVFIYENETIEELLFTNYKEMLSDFLGQQIKADFHHSVEIDFYNEKNPKLIDKKRFNGYYEIMDLAVGEVYNLNVIAENKHKFNSCTIKITIDESEDNYYFEFLSQDKALRNKIMRTIELKPNQIVLCKFKVRLIKYRERLKLPRLCTEVCLNGVQEAKAKADSVAYPCEWNRNNVLIGKHYEDLINIFTHECINNSPMSGFLVYGGGGTGKTRILQECDAVLTKNDYHILNFIGFDKNSSWKDVVREITYSAFAISEDLAFHLMCETDDIVIPSLDDNIKEEIVAFFKLLNKKEFAFEELHRYLKIIFGKLSQGRYAVIIDNMQSYAVEIIDFFKEMIQYMLQHQQSSHIVLLISINTSLVFDDRYLDFIGEFSRIDFLCRKIDGFQNEKQAIAYLKTILSLDDYPLNLPVLRKILASTSLKPKYIQQLANHLIISDCIEFKNQHGIINKSKELEASLRSIPDDYERLFSSSYHMILDKYVQWKSDIYDFISLLHLFSTMDESLLDILNVDRKIVQALVRHGVIKNEGDHRNKCYAFEHDLIESCLSTDIYPDLLKNAMKYLESYQDLFHTILRDKQVPILLYKLSHRMYAGSELITINKHKVLYTIPNKFIFNFHTYLLDNFINKKDEMELNVFIKEVSECCKYVRDHISELSAEYLFDKAFSHVFDIVSNEKNILREQFSFIIHYCENKNRLAKADLSRKIYTLYYERLEACVLNHRDMEREIEYAKAYLENRIFVCGRLEGASLKYVSNLNNSMMTAIAWQFHDILLEDCFDAANLFFMNNEDLKRGIELLKWGFRSFELLPAHTAAKFKVNYYSKLILYQLITQQFEDAIKTANEALSYIKDNEIINYHIFFKCRYLKYKLIALLLIGDCSDILDSTFEQYETNLSITHTDKSDDWLFLQAKYAFLNNNRDNFESIFQRLYTSMDYASSNVNMLEELALKYKLLFPEKIFSEIDDRAKSLSLVNKLLYMTPNEIKAFNADYISKAVIVSIDKKDGFYM is encoded by the coding sequence ATGAAATTCATAGAAGATAAAGTATGGACAGAAATTCTAAATTATTTTTATAAGAAACAATATGGTAGCATAAAGGGAAATATTAAAGGTGTTCAGTTTGAAGCGTTGGTTGCATTTTTGCTTAAACTGTTATTTAATCAATATGAAATTGAATTTCATCCTACGAAGGCCTCGCATGATGGTAGTAAAGATTTTTGGGCAATTGATGATCTGCAAGAGCTTTGGTGGGCGGAATGTAAAAACTATACACAAAATATTGCATTGAAAGAATTAGCTCCAACACTGGTTATGGCTGAACTAAATGATGTACAGCATTTGCTTTTCTTTAGTTATTCAAACCTTAATAAAAATCTCAAGCGTCATATAGGACGATATGCATTTGAACACAAAAAAGAAGTTTTCATTTATGAGAATGAAACAATAGAGGAACTCCTATTCACAAATTATAAAGAAATGCTTTCAGATTTTCTGGGTCAACAGATTAAAGCAGATTTTCATCACTCCGTAGAAATAGATTTTTATAATGAAAAAAATCCAAAACTGATAGATAAGAAACGATTTAACGGGTATTATGAAATCATGGATTTAGCTGTGGGTGAAGTGTATAATTTGAATGTTATCGCAGAAAATAAGCATAAATTCAATTCCTGTACTATTAAAATAACCATTGATGAATCAGAAGATAATTATTATTTTGAGTTTCTATCACAGGACAAGGCTTTACGTAATAAGATAATGCGTACTATTGAATTAAAACCTAATCAAATCGTATTATGTAAATTTAAAGTACGTTTAATAAAATATAGGGAAAGGCTAAAGCTTCCACGCTTATGTACGGAAGTATGCCTGAACGGTGTGCAGGAAGCAAAAGCAAAAGCTGATTCTGTGGCATATCCTTGTGAATGGAATAGAAACAATGTCCTTATAGGGAAGCATTATGAGGATCTCATAAATATATTTACACATGAGTGTATAAATAATTCCCCAATGTCCGGATTTCTGGTATATGGTGGCGGTGGTACCGGAAAAACAAGAATATTACAGGAATGCGATGCAGTTTTAACAAAAAATGATTATCATATCCTAAATTTTATAGGCTTTGATAAAAATAGTTCTTGGAAGGATGTTGTGCGTGAAATCACCTATAGCGCTTTTGCGATTTCGGAAGACCTTGCATTTCATCTCATGTGTGAAACCGACGATATCGTTATACCGAGTCTTGATGATAATATCAAAGAAGAAATTGTAGCATTTTTTAAATTATTAAATAAGAAAGAATTCGCATTTGAAGAATTGCATCGGTATCTTAAAATAATCTTTGGAAAATTATCACAGGGCAGATATGCTGTAATCATTGATAATATGCAATCTTATGCGGTAGAAATTATTGATTTCTTCAAAGAAATGATACAGTATATGCTCCAACATCAGCAATCCTCACATATTGTCTTACTTATCTCTATCAATACGAGTCTTGTATTTGATGATCGATACCTTGATTTTATCGGGGAATTTAGCAGAATTGATTTTCTCTGCAGGAAAATTGATGGATTTCAAAATGAAAAACAGGCCATCGCATATTTAAAAACTATTTTGAGCTTGGATGATTATCCTTTAAATCTTCCTGTATTAAGAAAGATTCTTGCCAGTACGTCGTTAAAGCCAAAATATATCCAGCAGCTTGCCAATCACTTAATCATATCAGATTGCATAGAATTTAAAAATCAGCATGGAATTATCAACAAATCGAAGGAACTGGAAGCGAGTTTACGATCTATTCCAGATGATTATGAAAGATTATTCAGTTCGAGTTATCATATGATATTGGATAAATATGTACAATGGAAGTCAGATATCTATGATTTTATTTCCTTACTTCATCTTTTTTCCACAATGGATGAATCATTATTAGATATATTAAATGTAGACAGAAAGATTGTTCAGGCCTTAGTCAGGCACGGGGTCATTAAAAATGAAGGTGATCATAGGAACAAATGCTATGCATTTGAACACGATCTAATTGAATCCTGTTTAAGTACGGATATCTATCCAGATCTGCTGAAAAATGCGATGAAATATTTAGAGTCCTATCAAGACCTTTTTCATACGATTCTAAGAGATAAACAGGTTCCTATTCTGCTTTATAAGCTTTCTCATCGTATGTATGCAGGCAGTGAGCTTATAACTATAAACAAACATAAAGTACTTTATACTATACCAAATAAATTTATATTTAATTTTCATACGTATTTGCTCGATAATTTCATAAATAAAAAAGATGAAATGGAATTGAATGTGTTTATTAAGGAAGTGTCTGAATGCTGTAAATATGTTAGAGATCATATCAGTGAGTTAAGTGCAGAATATTTATTCGATAAAGCCTTTTCACATGTGTTTGATATAGTTTCAAATGAAAAAAACATTCTCCGTGAGCAATTCTCATTCATCATACATTATTGTGAAAATAAAAACAGATTGGCAAAAGCCGATTTATCTAGAAAAATTTACACTTTATATTATGAAAGATTGGAAGCTTGTGTATTAAATCATCGCGATATGGAAAGAGAAATTGAATATGCCAAAGCTTATCTTGAAAATCGAATTTTTGTATGTGGCAGACTGGAGGGTGCTTCATTGAAATATGTTTCCAATCTCAATAATTCAATGATGACAGCAATCGCATGGCAGTTTCATGATATATTATTAGAAGACTGTTTTGATGCTGCTAATTTATTTTTTATGAATAATGAAGATCTGAAACGAGGAATAGAATTATTGAAATGGGGCTTCAGAAGCTTTGAGTTATTGCCTGCTCATACAGCAGCGAAGTTTAAAGTTAACTATTATTCGAAGCTTATTCTCTATCAATTGATTACGCAGCAATTTGAGGATGCCATCAAAACAGCGAATGAAGCATTGTCCTATATAAAAGATAACGAAATCATCAATTATCATATTTTCTTTAAGTGTCGTTATCTGAAATATAAATTGATAGCTCTGTTATTGATTGGAGACTGTTCAGATATACTTGACAGCACCTTCGAGCAGTATGAAACAAATTTAAGTATTACACATACAGATAAATCAGATGACTGGCTATTTCTTCAGGCTAAGTATGCATTTTTAAATAATAACAGAGATAACTTTGAATCAATATTTCAAAGGCTGTATACTTCAATGGATTACGCTTCAAGTAATGTGAACATGCTGGAGGAGCTCGCATTAAAATATAAATTATTGTTTCCTGAAAAAATATTTTCAGAAATCGATGACAGAGCGAAGTCTTTATCATTAGTAAATAAGCTGCTCTATATGACCCCAAACGAAATCAAAGCATTCAATGCTGACTATATAAGCAAGGCAGTGATAGTCAGCATTGATAAAAAGGATGGATTTTACATGTGA